From the genome of Pseudomonadota bacterium:
TGCTCGTCCGGCCCACGCTCGACCTCGCCAACACGGGCCTGCGGAAGGTGCTGCGCATCACGCTGCCCATGGTGTTCGGCGCCGCGGCGTACCAGGTCGGCCTCTTCATCTCGAACTCCTTCGCCTCGACCCTCGGTCACGGCGCCGTGACGTACATCCAGTTCGCCGCGCGGCTCATGGAGTTCCCGCTCGCCGTGCTCGTGATGGCGATCTCCACCGCGGCGCTCCCGAGCCTCGCGGCGCTGCGCGGCAAGGGCGAGATGGAGGAGATGAAGGGCGTGTACACGCACGCGCTGCGGCTCGCGCTCTTCGTCACCACGCCGGCGATGATCGCGCTCATCGTGCTCGCGGAGCCGGTCATGACCGTGCTCTACCAGCGCGGGCTGTTCCAGCACGACGACGTCGTGAAGACCGCCGCGGCGCTGCGGTGGATGGCCGCCGGGATCTGCTCGATCGCGCTCCTCCGCCAGACCGTGCCGGTGTTCTACGCGCTCGAGCGCGTCCGGGTCCCGGTCGTCATGTCGTTCGCGAACATCGCGGCGTTCGTCGCGAGCGCCCTGCCGCTCATGCGGCTCTTCGGCCACGTGGGGCTCTGCATGGCGCTGTCGATCGCGGCGACGGTCCAGGCCGTCGGGCTCCTGATCGTGCTGCGGCTGCAGATAGGAAGGCTCGGGCTGGCCGACATGCTGGAGTCGTGGATCAAGATGCTCCTCGCCACCGTGCCCATGGGAGGCGCAATATACGGGCTCGCCCTGCTCGGGCGGTGGGAGAAGGGCGGCAACGATCCGCGGAACCTCGCCGTGCTCGCGGCGGCCGTGGTCGCGGGCGTCCTCGTCTACATGGCCGCGGCGCGGCTGCTCCGGGTGACGGAGCTCGGGGAGCTCGCCGCGGCGGTGCGGCGTCGGAGGAAGAGATGATCCGGATCGTGGAGACCGCGATCGTGTGCTCGGCCGGGAAGCTCGACGCGCTGCCGCCGCCGACCCTGCCCGAGGTCGCGTTCGCGGGCAGGTCGAACGTCGGCAAGTCGAGCCTGCTCAACGCGCTCACCAACCGCCGGGGGCTGTTCAAGGTCAGCGCGACGCCGGGCCGCACGCGGAAGATCTTCCACGCCGAGGCGCGCCTCTCGGACGGCGGCACGCTCTACGTCGTCGATCTGCCGGGCTACGGCTACGCGAAGATGTCGAAGGCCGCGCTCCGCGCGTGGGGCGGCCTCCTCGAGGGGTACCTCGCGGATCGCCCGACCCTCGTGCTCGTCGCGCTCCTCGTCGACTCGCGCCGCGGGCTCGAGGAGGAGGAGGGGGATCTGCTCGAGTACCTCGCGGTGCGGAGGATCCCGGTCGCGCTCGTGGCGACGAAGATCGACCGCCTGAAGAAGAGCGAGCGCAAGCTCGTGCTCGAGAGGCTGCGCAAGGAGACCGGGGTAGAGGTGATCGGCACGAGCGCGGAGGATCTGACCGGCATCGAAAGGCTGTGCGAGGTCGTGGCCCACGCCTGCGGCCATGGCACAACTGGCACAACTCGGCCCGCCTGACGGATCGGCGAATTCGCCGGAGTTACGACGAAAAATAGAAATCGACCCAGGGTGAGTCCGTTTGGCCCGCACCTTGCATAAGAGAGGAGTGGGTCGGAGGGGAGCGGGCTGCACCCGAGTCGCGGGTCCTCCTTAAGTCTCCTTCTGTCCGTTGGTTGGATGGCGCTCGGCCGTTCCCCTCCGATTCCCTCTTTCCTGGACCCGCTCGGGGTCGAGTCGGCGAATCAGCGCTTATGCAAAAGATCGATCACCGCCTCCCGGCAGCGATCCGCAAGCGCGGGGGCGTCCTTGAGCACGAGGCCGGTGGACGGGATCGGATCGCCGAACGCGATCTCGATCTTGCCGGGCCGGATCCGCCACTCACCGCGCCGCGAGACGGCACGGCCGCCGCGGATCGCCATCGGCACGACCGGCACCTTCGCCTGGATCGCGAGCCGGAACGCGCCCGGGTAGAACCGGCCGACGCTACCGTCGAGCGTGCGCTGCCCCTCGGCGAGCACCGCGATCGACACCCCGGCGTTCAGCATCTCGACCGCGCGCTTGAGCCCCTTGGCCGTGACCCGCGCGTCCTTCGGATCGACCGGGATCTGCCCGGCCGCCGTGATGAACGGCCCGAAGATCGGCCACGAGAAGTGGTCGACGTGCTCGAGCGAGCGGATGTAGCCCGGGATCGCCCGGTAGATTATGAACATGTCGAAAATGTTGACGTGGTTGATCACGTAGACGTAGGTCGCGGCCGCGTCGATCCGCTCGCGCCCGACGATGGATGGCCGAATCCCGGCAAGTCCGAGCACCGCGTCGCACATCAGCTTGAACACGGGATCGATGTTGCGCATGTCCGTCACCTTGGACACGGCCACGGCGAACGCGGCCCAGGCGGCGAGGTGCGGGACGCCGATCGACCAAAGCGCCGCGGAGCGCAGGCTGTCCCGGAGCCCGAACGGCGGTTGCGGCGTCGGATCGCCCGGGAACTCCGGCGAGTCGGCGTCGATGTGCGGGGTCGAGGTCATATCCTTGGGTAGAGCCGCAAGGGCGCGCAGGTCAAGAGCTATCTGGGGGTCGGGGGCGACCGGAAACCGCTGGCAAACCGCGTCCGGCTGCGTTACCATACCTCCAAGTGGCCATATGCCGCCTGCCATACTTGTATGGCAGTAAAGGGTATTGTGCTGTAACGCGTGGTTTGCTAGGTTGCCGCGGCCATGGGGCGGCGCCTGGTGCGGCGGGGTGGCCCCGGTGTGAGGATGCTATGAGAATCAAACGGTTGGAGATCAGCGGGTTCAAGTCGTTCTGCGATCCCACGCGGATCCTTTTCGATCAGTCGCTGACCGCGGTCGTGGGCCCGAACGGTTGCGGGAAGAGCAACATCGTCGACGCGATCCGGTGGGGGCTCGGCGAGCTTTCGGCGAAGAACCTGCGCGGCCGGGGAATGGAGGACGTGATCTTCAACGGCTCCGAGTCGCGCGGGCCGCAGTCCGTGGCCGAGGTCACGATCACGTTCGACAACACCGACGGCCTCTCGGACCCGGCGTACGCGGACTACCCCGAGGTCGCGGTCACGCGACGCCTCTACCGCGGCGAGACGAGCGACAGCGAGTACTTCATCAACAAGGCGCCGTGCCGCCTGAAGGACATCACCGACCTCTTCCTCGGCACCGGCGGCGGCGCCCGGGCGTACTCGATCATCGAGCAGGGGCGCATCGGGCTGATCTGCAGCTCGAGATCCGAGGACCGGCGCGCGATGATCGAGGAGGCGGCCGGGATCACGCGCTTCAAGAAGGCGCGGGCGTTCGCCGCGCGCAAGATGGACCTGACGCGGCAGAACCTCCTGCGGATCAACGATGTCGTGGTGGAGATGGAGCGCAACCTCGCCAACCTGAAGCGCCAGGCGCGAAAGGCGGAGCGGTACAGGGAGTACGCCGGCGAGCAGCGGGATCTCGAGCTCTACCTCTCGAGCCACAGGTACCTCGAGCTCCGGGCGCTCGCCCAGGTCGCGGCGTCCTCCCTCGGCGAGGCCGAGATCTCGGCGCGCGACGGCCGCGAGGCGCTCGTCGCGTCCGAGGCCGACGTCGAGCGGCGGAAGGTCGAGGAGTCGACGGCGCGCGGTGCGCTCGACGAGGCCAAGGGCCGGGTGTTCGAGGTGAACCAGGCGATCCAGGCCGTCGAGGGCGAGGTGCGCCACCTCGTCGAGACGATGGGCCGGATCCGGCGCGACGAGGCGACGATGTCGGCGCAGGAGACCGAGATCCTCGGCAAGATGGCGGCGCTCGAAGAGGAGCGGCGGGCGCTCGTCGAGCGGCTCGGCGCGTTGACCGCCGACGCCGAGGTGACCGCCTCGCGCCGCGACGACGTCGAGCGGCAGGCGGCGACCGCGCGCAGCCGGCTCGCCGAGATCGGGAAGTCGTACGACGCCGCGCGGGACGACCTGAGCCGCGCGCGCGCCCGGGCCGCGGCCTCGCAGAGCGCGCTCGACAGCCTCTCGCTCAGGGTCGAGGAGGCGGAGCTCCGCCTCGGCACGATGCGCGAGGAGCGCGGGCAGTTCGACGCGAAGATCGCGGGGCTGGAGGGGCAGGTCGTCGATCTCGGGGAGCGCACCACCGCCGCCGCGACCTCCCTCGGCGCGGCGCGGCAGACCGTGACGGCGGAGACCGAGGCCTACGAGGTGCTGCGGCGCAGGCTCGACGTCTGCGACGCCGAACGGCGCGCGGCGCGCGACGAGGTCCAGAGCAAGCGCTCTCGGCTCGACTCCCTCGCGGAGATGCACGAGGGCCTCGCGCGCCACGACAGCGCCGTGCGCGAGGCGGTCGCCGCGCTCAGGGACGGAGACCACGCGCCCTTCGCCGGCCTCCTCGTCGACTTCGTGGACTGCCCGGCCGAGTACGAGGTCGCCCTGGCGGCGGCGCTCGGCGAGCGGATCGAGGCGCTCGTCGCGTCGGACGCGGCGGGCGGGCTCGAGCTCCTCGAGTGGCTCAAGGCGCGGGACCTCGGGCGCGTCACGGCGCTCGCGGTGCGCGGCCTCGACGCGGCAAGGGACGTGCCGGCGGCGCTCGACGACCCGGCGATCATCGCGCGGCTCCACGACGTGCTGACGGCGGCTCCGGAGATCGCCCAACTCGTGCGGCGGATGCTGGAGAACGTCTGGATCGTGCGCTCGTCGGCCGACGCCTTGCGCCTGTGGGAGGCGAACGGCGGCCGCGCGACGCTGGTCACGCTCGACGGCCAGGTGATCGACGATCGGGGCGTGATGCGGGGCGGCAGGCCGTCCTCGGTCGGCGCCGACCTGCTCGGCCAGAAGCGGGAGATCCGCGATCTCGAGCGCGAGGTGGCGGCGCTCACGGCGAAGCACGCGGCGCTGGACGCCGAGTTCGATTCGGTCAAGGCCACGCTCCTCGGCCACCGGGACGCCGCCGAGCGGGCCCAGACCGAGGTGAAGCAGCAGGAGATCCATTTCGCGGAGATGCGCAAGGATCAGATCCGCGCGACGGAGGACGTCGAGGCCGCGCGCCAGAGGAGGGAGGCGATCGAGCGGGAGGTCGCCCTCCAGGAGGAGCAGCTCTCGCAGACGCGCGAGGATCGGGATCAGGTGGCGGCGCAGATGGCCGAGGCCAAGGGGGAGATCGCGTCGCTCGAGATCTCGATCTCCGAGCACGGGCGCCAGATCGAGATCCACCGAGCCGAGGCCGACACGCTCGCCGCCGCGGTGACCGACGCGCGCGTTCGGCAGGCCGAGTTCGAGCAGCAGCACCGCTCCGCGGTGGAGAGATCGTCGCAGATCGACGCGCTGCGGGAGGAGCTCGACGAGAGCCTGCGGCGCATGGCGCGCCGGCGCACCGACTGCGCCGAGGAGCTGGGGCGCGCGGCGGGCAAGGCGATGCGCGACAAGGAGGAGCTCGCCGCGAGGCTCGACGACGCCGCACGGCTCGGCGCGGTGGCCGACGAGCTCGCGCGCGCTCTGGACGTGGCGCAGGCCGGCACCCAGGAGAACGAGGCTCTCCTCCGCGAGAAGCGGCAGGGGGCCGAGGCGCTCGCGGCGCGGGTCGCGGCGCTGCGCCTGGACGAGAAGCAGGCCGAGATGGAAGTGGCGTACCTGCTCGACAGCGTCGCGGAGCGGTACGACGTCGATCTGCTCCGCATCCTCGGCGACTACCACATGCGCCCCCTCCCGGGCGACGAGGTGAGGTCCCGCATCGAGGAGCTGCACGGGCTCATCGAGCGCATGGGGCCCATCAACCCCGGCGCCATCGAGGAGTGCGCCGACACCGCGAAGCGCTACGACGAGAAGGTCCTCCAGAAGAAGGACGTGGAGCAGGCGCTCGTCGACCTCGAGGCGGCCATCTCCCGTATGGACCGCGACTCGCGGCGCCTTTTCAAAGAGACGTTCGAGAGCGTGAACGCCAAGTTCCAGGAGATCTTCCCGCGGCTCTTCAAGGGCGGCCAGGCGCGCCTCGCGCTCACGGATCCGGACGATCTCCTCGCGACCGGCGTGGACATCATCGCGCAGCCGCCCGGAAAGAAGCTCGGCAACATCGAGCTGATGAGCGGCGGCGAGAAGGCGCTCACGGCGGTGAGCCTCCTGTTCGCCATTTTCCTGCACCGGCCGAGCCCGTTCTGCCTGCTCGACGAGGTCGACGCGCCGCTCGACGAGGCGAACGTCAACCGCTTCGTGGAGATGGTGCGCGAGCTGACCGAGCGCACGCAGTTCATCGTGATCACGCACTCGAAGGTCACGATGGAGGGCAGCGACGCGCTCTACGGCGTGACGATGCAGGAGCCGGGCGTGTCCAAGCTCGTCTCCGTGCGCCTCGTCCACGCGGTCCCCGCCGCGGCGAGCGCTTGACAGACCCCCAGCGCCCTGTCGATGGTACCATGGGCCGTCGGACGGCCCCTCGGCGAGGTGTGGGATGAAGCGTCGGTTGAAGCTCCTCGAGAGCAGCGACAGGAACCGCGGCCCGGGCGGCGCGGCCCCGCGCGA
Proteins encoded in this window:
- the murJ gene encoding murein biosynthesis integral membrane protein MurJ — protein: MDDGNRAVTRRAGIVGVGTLASRITGLVRDSVIAATFPKEAIDAFQVAFMIPNSFRRLTAEGSFSISVTSVFSKTWAKGDLAESQRFVRATAGFAILFLTLVTVAGMAGAQGLAWAAGSGFAKHPDKFALATSLTRWMFPYVLFVSLTAFAMGVLNSAGRFFTSAVSPLLLNLATIGCAVGLATSLPALGLDPIFSLAIGTLVGGVAQLVIQLPPLHKLKLLVRPTLDLANTGLRKVLRITLPMVFGAAAYQVGLFISNSFASTLGHGAVTYIQFAARLMEFPLAVLVMAISTAALPSLAALRGKGEMEEMKGVYTHALRLALFVTTPAMIALIVLAEPVMTVLYQRGLFQHDDVVKTAAALRWMAAGICSIALLRQTVPVFYALERVRVPVVMSFANIAAFVASALPLMRLFGHVGLCMALSIAATVQAVGLLIVLRLQIGRLGLADMLESWIKMLLATVPMGGAIYGLALLGRWEKGGNDPRNLAVLAAAVVAGVLVYMAAARLLRVTELGELAAAVRRRRKR
- the yihA gene encoding ribosome biogenesis GTP-binding protein YihA/YsxC, with product MIRIVETAIVCSAGKLDALPPPTLPEVAFAGRSNVGKSSLLNALTNRRGLFKVSATPGRTRKIFHAEARLSDGGTLYVVDLPGYGYAKMSKAALRAWGGLLEGYLADRPTLVLVALLVDSRRGLEEEEGDLLEYLAVRRIPVALVATKIDRLKKSERKLVLERLRKETGVEVIGTSAEDLTGIERLCEVVAHACGHGTTGTTRPA
- a CDS encoding 1-acyl-sn-glycerol-3-phosphate acyltransferase produces the protein MTSTPHIDADSPEFPGDPTPQPPFGLRDSLRSAALWSIGVPHLAAWAAFAVAVSKVTDMRNIDPVFKLMCDAVLGLAGIRPSIVGRERIDAAATYVYVINHVNIFDMFIIYRAIPGYIRSLEHVDHFSWPIFGPFITAAGQIPVDPKDARVTAKGLKRAVEMLNAGVSIAVLAEGQRTLDGSVGRFYPGAFRLAIQAKVPVVPMAIRGGRAVSRRGEWRIRPGKIEIAFGDPIPSTGLVLKDAPALADRCREAVIDLLHKR
- the smc gene encoding chromosome segregation protein SMC, with the protein product MRIKRLEISGFKSFCDPTRILFDQSLTAVVGPNGCGKSNIVDAIRWGLGELSAKNLRGRGMEDVIFNGSESRGPQSVAEVTITFDNTDGLSDPAYADYPEVAVTRRLYRGETSDSEYFINKAPCRLKDITDLFLGTGGGARAYSIIEQGRIGLICSSRSEDRRAMIEEAAGITRFKKARAFAARKMDLTRQNLLRINDVVVEMERNLANLKRQARKAERYREYAGEQRDLELYLSSHRYLELRALAQVAASSLGEAEISARDGREALVASEADVERRKVEESTARGALDEAKGRVFEVNQAIQAVEGEVRHLVETMGRIRRDEATMSAQETEILGKMAALEEERRALVERLGALTADAEVTASRRDDVERQAATARSRLAEIGKSYDAARDDLSRARARAAASQSALDSLSLRVEEAELRLGTMREERGQFDAKIAGLEGQVVDLGERTTAAATSLGAARQTVTAETEAYEVLRRRLDVCDAERRAARDEVQSKRSRLDSLAEMHEGLARHDSAVREAVAALRDGDHAPFAGLLVDFVDCPAEYEVALAAALGERIEALVASDAAGGLELLEWLKARDLGRVTALAVRGLDAARDVPAALDDPAIIARLHDVLTAAPEIAQLVRRMLENVWIVRSSADALRLWEANGGRATLVTLDGQVIDDRGVMRGGRPSSVGADLLGQKREIRDLEREVAALTAKHAALDAEFDSVKATLLGHRDAAERAQTEVKQQEIHFAEMRKDQIRATEDVEAARQRREAIEREVALQEEQLSQTREDRDQVAAQMAEAKGEIASLEISISEHGRQIEIHRAEADTLAAAVTDARVRQAEFEQQHRSAVERSSQIDALREELDESLRRMARRRTDCAEELGRAAGKAMRDKEELAARLDDAARLGAVADELARALDVAQAGTQENEALLREKRQGAEALAARVAALRLDEKQAEMEVAYLLDSVAERYDVDLLRILGDYHMRPLPGDEVRSRIEELHGLIERMGPINPGAIEECADTAKRYDEKVLQKKDVEQALVDLEAAISRMDRDSRRLFKETFESVNAKFQEIFPRLFKGGQARLALTDPDDLLATGVDIIAQPPGKKLGNIELMSGGEKALTAVSLLFAIFLHRPSPFCLLDEVDAPLDEANVNRFVEMVRELTERTQFIVITHSKVTMEGSDALYGVTMQEPGVSKLVSVRLVHAVPAAASA